The Candidatus Methylomirabilis limnetica DNA segment GCGGGGGCTGCGCACGCGGTAGCCGACGGCGAGAATGGCGGGCAGGCTGTAGTGTTCGACCTCGCGAACGACTTCGCGGGTGCCCTCCAAACGAACTATCCGGAATTTCCGGATAGTTGCCTCTCGGCTCAATTCGCCCTCCTCAAAGATGTTCACCAAATGCTCATTGATCGTCCGCACATCTTTCTGGAAGAGCTCCGCCAGAAGCGCCTGTGTCAGCCAGATGGTATCATTCTCGAATCGGCACTGGATGCGCGTCTGCCCGTCCTCCGTCTGGTAGAGGATGATGCTGGATTGCGGCGCCTCGTTGTCGGGCATGCGATTAATGGACAATTGAGAGTGGATAATTGACAGCGTTCATTGGCTCATCTCGCGCTTGCTTGAATTGATAATGCTGGTCAGAAGCTTTAGGAGTTCAACCACATTGTGATGAATGGATGAGAACGCAGCGGGCTCCAAATATTGTGTCTCGTGCAATAACTCCAGCCAGTATTCGGTCTCGTTGGTTTCCTTCAGAGCGATGGCCATCTTATGGACAAAGTCGGCCTTGCTCTCTGCCTGTTCAGCTTCTCGAACCAGTGCGCCAATGGCCGTCCCCGAGCGCAACAATTGCTTGGACAGAACAAATTCTTTTTTCTCAGTACACAAATGTTTGTACAGAATTACAATCCGCACTGCGAAAGCAAATGACTTCTCCTTGACGACATTCCCCATCGTCAATTATCCATTGTCCATTGTTAATTGTCCCGTAAAGGCTTGGTGCAGCAGCGATTTCTTCAACGCCTCTAACGCGGCGAGCTTCTGCTGGTAGATGGATTCGAGGCGTTGGGTTGCTTCGTGGAGGTCGTCGAGTTTGGTGACAATTTCTTTTTGCTCAGCGACAGGCGGAAATGGAAACCGTTCGTTCTCGAACGTGCCCATGTTGATGTTTGCTTGGGCGCTTCCTTTTCCCATCGCTTGGAGGCGCGCCTTGAATGACTGAAGGAGGTACTCGATGAAACCGACATCAGCCTCTTTGGGGTTCGCCAGCACGCCAATGACGCTGTCTGGAAAGCAAGCGTCGAAGCCCAAAATTGCCGTCTCCGCGATGTTCGCCGCGATTGTTATACAAATTGTTCCATTCGGCCACAGCTTGCTCTGGGCAAGTCCGGCTTCGCTGTAAGTCTGTGAATACTCGGTGATGATGTGGTCTGCATTGCGAATATCGCCGGTTTGGACGAATGGATATTTCCCACCGTAAAGATGTGGTGCATTTCGTGGTCGGTGCTTTGACTTACCCCGACCAAAGGTTGTTGCTATCTCTTCCAATGTCTTTTGTTTCCACCCTTTGCCGCGCTGGGTGAAGACGGATTGGAGGTGGCTTTCGAAGAGGACGCGGGCGTTTTGGAGGTTCTTTTCGGCGTTGGCTTTGGCGGTGGCGAGGCCCTCAAACGCTTCGTCGAGGATGCCGACGATCCGCTGCTGTTCGGGGAGCGGGGGGACGGGAATTACCTGCGCTTTCACATCTCCATCAGTAACTGCTGGATAGCTTGCCCCCTTCTGGAGGCTTTCCATCTGTGCGATGAAGTCCTCAGTAAAAAGGGAGTAGAACACGAACCGGTGGTCAATTCCATGCTTCGCTCGGAGAACGAAATAGCCGGTGCTACAAACTTGCTTGTCGAGATGCTCCGGCACGACAGCGATTCGCTGCAATGTTGGCCGCACCGTCGCAAAGAGCACGTCGTTCTCTCTCACGAGCTTCCTAGCCCGGCTTGGCGCGTTCTTTCCTTTGAGGCGTTGCGTTGCCTTAATCTGAAACGTTGCGTTGGAGACGCTTGAAACATCGATGTAGTCGAACTCCGTTTCTGGCGATTGGAGCGGATTAACCGTCTCGGTCTTTTGCAGAACTTCGCCGAGCGTTTTGGTTGGCCACTCCTTCTTCATAGCAGCGCCTTGCTTGGCTGCTCATAAAACAGCACGCCCACGCGCTCGATATGCTCCCGTAGTTTTGCGTGATTCAGTTCATTGAAAACCGAGAGATCAATGGTGTAGGGCAACAGCAGATCATCCAGCGCCGATGCTATCGTCGAGCGCAAATCAGACGTGAGCGCCTCGCCACAGAGCATCAAATCAATGTCCGAGCCCGTCTTGAAGTTTCCCTTGGCGCGAGATCCATACAAAATCGCCTTTTCAATCTCCGGGAAACGCGCAAAGACGGCACAGATGTTTTCGACCGTTGTTTCAGTTAACCCATATTTCATGAGTTCTTGTCTTCCTGATCATGTAGTGCAGTGAATTTCTTCGCCATACTCTGAAAGGCCGGATAAAACCGTTCCAGGATATCATCCGCAACCGCCTGAGCGATCTTGAGGTCGTAGGTATGCGAGGTCAGATTGCGAACTTCTATCATTTTCATCCAGTCCTCGCCTTGCACGATAAGACCATTCTTGAACGCTTCACGCGTCGCGTCTTTTGAGCCAATCAAGCCGACGATCCCTTTATCCTCTAAATAATCTTTCAATACATTCCATGCCAGCTCATGGGTGAACTCAAAACTTTGAATCAATCCCTGTTGCTCAAGCTTGGATAATTCGCGCGAGCGTGCCAATTCCACCGCCTCAACGAGCGTCTGAAATGCCTTGAGGTAGTTGTTGAACCGCTGTTTCCACCGAATGTCATCCATAGCCTGATCCTCCTTTACAGCATCTCCTTGATCTTTCTCAGCACCTCGGCGCTCTCCGCATCGAGCGCAGCGATCTCGTCCATGATCTCCTGCGGGCTGCGGTGCGCGATTTCCTCGCCGCCGTTGGGGTTCTTCACAGAGAGGTCGAAGGTCGCCTTGTCGATGCCCTTGGCGTCCACGCTCCAGCTCTTGGGCGAGTCGGCGAAGGTCTCTTGCAGCTTCACGAAGTCGGCGAGGTCGGCGTCGTTGAGCGGGTTGGTCTTACCGAGGTTGCGGCCGGGGTCGAGCTGGTAGAACCAGACCTTGCGCGTGGGCGCGCCTTTCTCGAAGAACAGCACGACGGTCTTCACGCCCGCGCCCTGGAACGTGCCGCCGGGGCAGTCGAGCACGGTGTGCAGGTTACAGCTTTCCAGCAGGAGCTCGCGCAGGCTCACGGAGGCGTTGTCGGTATTGGAGAGAAACGTGTTCTTGATGACCACGCCGCCGCGCCCGCCGGCCTTGAGCATCTTGATGAAGTGCTGGAGGAACAGGAACGCCGTCTCGCCGGTGCGGATGGGGAAGTTCTGCTGGACCTCCTTGCGCTCCTTGCCGCCGAAGGGCGGATTGGCCAGCACCACGTCGAAGCGATCCTTGTCCTGAATGTCGGCGAGGTTCTCGGACAGCGTGTTGGTGTGGACGATGTTCGGCGCCTCGATGCCGTGCAGGATCATGTTCATGATAGCGATGACGTAGGCGAGGGACTTCTTCTCTTTACCGTAGAAGGTGCGGTCCTGAAGGATGCGGTCCTGTGCGGTGGTGCGCTTGGGGTGGGTCTCTTTCAGGTACTCGTACGCCTCGCACAAAAAGCCCGCCGAGCCGACCGCGCCGTCGTAGATACGGTCGTCGATCTTGGGGTGCACGACCTGGACGATGGCGCGGATGAGCGGGCGCGGGGTGTAGTACTCGCCGCCGTTGCGCCCGGCGTTGCCCATGTTCTTGATCTTGGCCTCGTAGAGGTGCGACAGCTCATGCTTCTCGGTCTGCGAGCGGAAGCGCAGTTCGTCGATGTGGTCGATGATCTCGCGCAGGTTGTAGCCGCTCTGGATCTTGTTCTTGATCTCTCCGAAGATCTCCCCGATCTTGTATTCGATCGTGTTTGACCCGGTGGCCTTCTGCTTGAAGCCGTGCAGGTAGGGAAAGAGCTTCTGATTGACGAAGTCGCGGAGGTCGTCGCCGGTTAGGACCCTGTTGTGGTCGAGCTTGCCGTCCTTACCCTTGGGCGCGGCCCAGCTTTCCCAGCGGTACGGTTTGTCGAGGATGTAGCTGTACTTCTTCCTCTCCAGCGCGGCTTCATCGGCGCGGTCCTGCTCTAGTCCATCGAGGTATTTCAGGAACAGCAGCCAGGACGTCTGCTCGGTGTAGTCGAGCTCGGTCGTGCATCCCGCCTCTTTCCAGAGGACGTCGTCGATGTTCTTGAAGGCTTGTTCAAACACAGGCACCCATCCTCTACGCGGTCAGTGTCGCGTTGTGGTCATGTCTCGTGCGGGCTAACGCGGGGCTGAGCCGCCGCAAAACGGTCGGTTTCGTGCCCATGGTTCTCCCGGAGCGGAGCGGAGGGAGAACGCCTGAACTCACAGGTGCGGCGGTTATTTTGCCGCATCCTGTAGAGTGATTGGTTATGTGTTATTTTGTTATTGTTTCTACTATGGAAATGTCTTTTTTTATCCATTCATTTACTATCGTTGCAACCTCAACACCTTTTTTCTTTGAGAATTTTCTTAGCACTTCCATCATGTCCGGCTCGATATAAATAGGTAGATACAATTCTGCATCTGGACGATAAAACTTACCTCTCTCACCTTTGGAAAAATCGTATTCTTTTTTCATTTATTTTCCTCCTGATACTGTTTTGATTCTTTTCTGGTTGCCTTGCGGGCTGAAATAATTCTAATTCTGCAACAGTCGGCATCCAACTGCTGGAAAGTATGTACTACAACCAACAAGATACCATTCCCGTCAATTCCGATTGTAGCCCATCGGTCTTCGTGTTCGCTATGCTCACTATCAAAAACGGCGATCATTCTTAGATCAAGAAAAATAGTGGATGCTTGCTCAAAACCAATCCTATGTTTTTTTCGATTTACTTTTGCCTTATTGGGATCCCAGTCAAAATAATAACGCACTTGTTGCTCCCATTTATATTTCCTTTCTTATTTTACGTATAACGCGGGGCTGAGCCGCCGCGAAGCGGTCGGTTTCGTGCCCCTGGTTCTCCCGGAGCGGAGCGGAGGGAAGGGGCACCGGCTCAGCCCCGCGTTCTCCATGAGCGAAGCGAAGGGAGAACGCCGCGCGGATGAGCGGCGGAAGCGGAGTCGAGCTTGCTCGGCGGAGCTGCAGTCCGCTCGATCCGCTGGTTGACCGTAGCGAAGTGGAGGTCAGCCAGCGGATTCTTGATCCGCGCGGCGTTGCCGCTCCGCCGCAGCGGAGCGGCAACCAGTTATTAGATGGACGGATAAGTACAGCACAGATTCTTATACACGGTCAAGGTGAAATAAGAACTTGATGTAAACTATAAAGTTCCATTACAAACAGCAATGGCTAATAGGCAATTCACGGAATATCAAACGTGAAACGCCTACTATGCGGTCCGCGGATTAGTCACTGTTGATTCGCTGCCATATGCTCAGTATTTCGCCAGATATTTTAAAACAATTTGGCACCGACCTGGAAAAAGGGGCGGCTCCTTTCTCTCTCCGCGCCGAGAAGTTTCGGAGTGCTCCGATGCGTGTGTGCCGGCCAGCCGCTGCAACGAATGGTTCGGCTGCCTCCACCATCACGTCTCGCTCTCTACCAGGACCAGGTCCCGGTGCGGCATGACAGCCGCGAAAAGCTCCGAGAGTTTCTGGATGGTCGGGACTTGATCGGCCCTGCTGATAACGGGCGTAGGCGTTGATGGAAGTGGCGCCAAGACGCTCCGCGACCTGGGCCAGGCTCAAACCGGCGCGCTGTCTGGCGCGGCGAAGAAGAAAGGCGGTGAGCGTGGGTTGATCCTCTGAAGTGACTTCAAAGTGCTCCCCGGTTCCGGGAAACACCTCGAGCCTGAATCCCGGCCGATTGACCAAGGAAATGAACTACCCCGCAGCAAGCTGCAGGGTATCGTCTTCTGTTCTGGCCCGTCATTCCGTGCTTGACACGCCTGCCCCGTACTTGATACGGGGCCTGCCCCGTACTGGATACGGGGGAATCCGGTCGGGCCCTCTGGATACCGGCGCCTGCCCCGGACCACGATCCGGGGTCCACCGGTATGACGAGCTCGCGGCAAGCCGCAGGGAATGAACCCCCAGTGGATTCAGGACGTGCGTAGAAATCATGGTCGTGCGGACATCTTTATGCCCCAATCATTCCTGCCGGTCACGGCGCATTCAGGCTTTTCCGTCCAGGCGGTTCACGCTTCTCTTGCTTTGTTACGCTTTTCTTGGCTCTACCTGAAGGTGCGTGCTTCAGCTTTTGGCGTGTCTGGCCTGGCAGCTTCATGTCCAGGAGCGGCAAAAGTAATTCTCGCCAGTTATCGACCGACCCCATGATACCGTTAATTTCAAGGCTGTCTTCGCCGTAATACACCTGGAGCTGTTCGTTGCAGCAGCCGCATTTCAATAGAAACCGGGGGTCTCGCTTCCCCTGTTTAGTCCGATGAAATACTCGGATATCCCAATAACCATCCGAGCGGGTTTGGGCAATCTT contains these protein-coding regions:
- a CDS encoding N-6 DNA methylase, whose protein sequence is MFEQAFKNIDDVLWKEAGCTTELDYTEQTSWLLFLKYLDGLEQDRADEAALERKKYSYILDKPYRWESWAAPKGKDGKLDHNRVLTGDDLRDFVNQKLFPYLHGFKQKATGSNTIEYKIGEIFGEIKNKIQSGYNLREIIDHIDELRFRSQTEKHELSHLYEAKIKNMGNAGRNGGEYYTPRPLIRAIVQVVHPKIDDRIYDGAVGSAGFLCEAYEYLKETHPKRTTAQDRILQDRTFYGKEKKSLAYVIAIMNMILHGIEAPNIVHTNTLSENLADIQDKDRFDVVLANPPFGGKERKEVQQNFPIRTGETAFLFLQHFIKMLKAGGRGGVVIKNTFLSNTDNASVSLRELLLESCNLHTVLDCPGGTFQGAGVKTVVLFFEKGAPTRKVWFYQLDPGRNLGKTNPLNDADLADFVKLQETFADSPKSWSVDAKGIDKATFDLSVKNPNGGEEIAHRSPQEIMDEIAALDAESAEVLRKIKEML
- a CDS encoding helix-turn-helix domain-containing protein, producing MFPGTGEHFEVTSEDQPTLTAFLLRRARQRAGLSLAQVAERLGATSINAYARYQQGRSSPDHPETLGAFRGCHAAPGPGPGRERDVMVEAAEPFVAAAGRHTRIGALRNFSARREKGAAPFSRSVPNCFKISGEILSIWQRINSD
- a CDS encoding four helix bundle protein — protein: MGNVVKEKSFAFAVRIVILYKHLCTEKKEFVLSKQLLRSGTAIGALVREAEQAESKADFVHKMAIALKETNETEYWLELLHETQYLEPAAFSSIHHNVVELLKLLTSIINSSKREMSQ
- a CDS encoding nucleotidyltransferase domain-containing protein, with product MKYGLTETTVENICAVFARFPEIEKAILYGSRAKGNFKTGSDIDLMLCGEALTSDLRSTIASALDDLLLPYTIDLSVFNELNHAKLREHIERVGVLFYEQPSKALL
- a CDS encoding restriction endonuclease subunit S; the encoded protein is MKKEWPTKTLGEVLQKTETVNPLQSPETEFDYIDVSSVSNATFQIKATQRLKGKNAPSRARKLVRENDVLFATVRPTLQRIAVVPEHLDKQVCSTGYFVLRAKHGIDHRFVFYSLFTEDFIAQMESLQKGASYPAVTDGDVKAQVIPVPPLPEQQRIVGILDEAFEGLATAKANAEKNLQNARVLFESHLQSVFTQRGKGWKQKTLEEIATTFGRGKSKHRPRNAPHLYGGKYPFVQTGDIRNADHIITEYSQTYSEAGLAQSKLWPNGTICITIAANIAETAILGFDACFPDSVIGVLANPKEADVGFIEYLLQSFKARLQAMGKGSAQANINMGTFENERFPFPPVAEQKEIVTKLDDLHEATQRLESIYQQKLAALEALKKSLLHQAFTGQLTMDNG
- a CDS encoding nucleotidyltransferase substrate binding protein, giving the protein MDDIRWKQRFNNYLKAFQTLVEAVELARSRELSKLEQQGLIQSFEFTHELAWNVLKDYLEDKGIVGLIGSKDATREAFKNGLIVQGEDWMKMIEVRNLTSHTYDLKIAQAVADDILERFYPAFQSMAKKFTALHDQEDKNS
- a CDS encoding BrnT family toxin, giving the protein MRYYFDWDPNKAKVNRKKHRIGFEQASTIFLDLRMIAVFDSEHSEHEDRWATIGIDGNGILLVVVHTFQQLDADCCRIRIISARKATRKESKQYQEENK